The proteins below come from a single Panulirus ornatus isolate Po-2019 chromosome 50, ASM3632096v1, whole genome shotgun sequence genomic window:
- the Rpt2 gene encoding 26S proteasome regulatory subunit 4 isoform X3 has translation MGQSQSSGSGGGGQGGDDKKDKKKKYEPPVPTRVGKKKRKMKGPDAANKLPLVTPHTRCRLKMLKLERIKDYLLMEEEFIRNQETLRPQEEKQEEERSKVDDLRGTPMSVGTLEEIIDDNHAIVSTSVGSEHYVSILSFVDKDQLEPGCSVLLNHKVHAVVGVLSDDTDPMVTVMKLEKAPQETYADIGGLDTQIQEIKESVELPLTHPEYYEEMGIKPPKGVILYGQPGTGKTLLAKAVANQTSATFLRVVGSELIQKYLGDGPKLVRELFRVAEEHAPSIVFIDEIDAIGTKRYDSNSGGEREIQRTMLELLNQLDGFDSRGDVKVIMATNRIETLDPALIRPGRIDRKIEFPLPDEKTKRRIFQIHTSRMTLAGDVNLDELIMAKDDLSGADIKAICTEAGLMALRERRMKVTSEDFKKSKENVLYRKKEGTPEGLYL, from the exons Atg GGTCAGAGCCAGAGTAGTGGTTCAGGGGGAGGGGGACAGGGGGGAGATGACAaaaaagacaagaagaaaaagtATGAACCTCCAGTGCCCACCCGTGttggaaagaagaagaggaaaatgaagggACCCGATGCTGCGAATAAGTTACCCCTGG taacaccacacacacgctgccGCTTGAAGATGTTGAAGCTAGAGCGAATTAAGGATTACCTACTGATGGAAGAAGAGTTCATTCGTAATCAGGAGACTTTGAGACCAcaagaggagaaacaggag GAGGAGAGGAGCAAGGTGGATGATCTGCGAGGGACACCTATGAGTGTAGGAACCTTGGAGGAGATTATTGATGACAACCATGCCATTGTCTCCACAAGTGTAGGCTCAGAACACTATGTTTCTATTCTCTCCTTTGTTGATAAAGATCAGTTAGAGCCTGGATGCTCAGTGCTTCTCAATCACAAG GTACATGCAGTTGTTGGAGTTTTGAGTGATGATACAGATCCTATGGTTACTGTTATGAAGTTAGAGAAGGCACCACAAGAAACATATGCAGATATTGGAG GTTTGGATACACAGATTCAGGAGATAAAAGAATCTGTTGAgcttcctctcactcaccctgagTACTATGAAGAAATGGGCATCAAACCCCCTAAGGGTGTTATTCTTTATGGCCAGCCAGGCACTGGCAAAACTCTTTTAGCCAAGGCTGTTGCCAACCAAACCAGTGCCACATTCCTAAGGGTTGTAGGATCAGAGCTTATTCAGAAATACTTG GGTGATGGTCCTAAATTAGTTCGTGAATTATTCCGAGTTGCAGAAGAACATGCTCCCAGCATTGTTTTCATTGATGAAATTGATGCTATAGGAACTAAGCGATATGATTCCAATTCTGGGGGTGAGAGGGAGATTCAGCGAACCATGTTGGAACTTCTTAACCAGCTAGATGGATTTGACTCCAGGGGAGATGTCAAG GTGATCATGGCAACAAATCGTATTGAGACTTTAGATCCAGCCCTTATTCGGCCTGGCAGAATTGATCGGAAGATAGAATTCCCACTGCCTGACGAGAAGACCAAAAGGCGTATTTTCCAGATCCACACATCACGAATGACCTTAGCTGGTGACGTTAACTTGGATGAACTCATAATGGCCAAGGATGACTTATCAGGAGCAGATATTAAG GCTATATGCACAGAAGCTGGGTTAATGGCTTTGAGAGAACGACGAATGAAGGTAACAAGTGAGGACTTCAAGAAGTCTAAGGAGAATGTTTTatatagaaagaaagaaggaacgcCAGAAGGGTTGTACCTCTAA
- the Rpt2 gene encoding 26S proteasome regulatory subunit 4 isoform X1, with protein sequence MKKGQSQSSGSGGGGQGGDDKKDKKKKYEPPVPTRVGKKKRKMKGPDAANKLPLVTPHTRCRLKMLKLERIKDYLLMEEEFIRNQETLRPQEEKQEEERSKVDDLRGTPMSVGTLEEIIDDNHAIVSTSVGSEHYVSILSFVDKDQLEPGCSVLLNHKVHAVVGVLSDDTDPMVTVMKLEKAPQETYADIGGLDTQIQEIKESVELPLTHPEYYEEMGIKPPKGVILYGQPGTGKTLLAKAVANQTSATFLRVVGSELIQKYLGDGPKLVRELFRVAEEHAPSIVFIDEIDAIGTKRYDSNSGGEREIQRTMLELLNQLDGFDSRGDVKVIMATNRIETLDPALIRPGRIDRKIEFPLPDEKTKRRIFQIHTSRMTLAGDVNLDELIMAKDDLSGADIKAICTEAGLMALRERRMKVTSEDFKKSKENVLYRKKEGTPEGLYL encoded by the exons ATGAAGAAG GGTCAGAGCCAGAGTAGTGGTTCAGGGGGAGGGGGACAGGGGGGAGATGACAaaaaagacaagaagaaaaagtATGAACCTCCAGTGCCCACCCGTGttggaaagaagaagaggaaaatgaagggACCCGATGCTGCGAATAAGTTACCCCTGG taacaccacacacacgctgccGCTTGAAGATGTTGAAGCTAGAGCGAATTAAGGATTACCTACTGATGGAAGAAGAGTTCATTCGTAATCAGGAGACTTTGAGACCAcaagaggagaaacaggag GAGGAGAGGAGCAAGGTGGATGATCTGCGAGGGACACCTATGAGTGTAGGAACCTTGGAGGAGATTATTGATGACAACCATGCCATTGTCTCCACAAGTGTAGGCTCAGAACACTATGTTTCTATTCTCTCCTTTGTTGATAAAGATCAGTTAGAGCCTGGATGCTCAGTGCTTCTCAATCACAAG GTACATGCAGTTGTTGGAGTTTTGAGTGATGATACAGATCCTATGGTTACTGTTATGAAGTTAGAGAAGGCACCACAAGAAACATATGCAGATATTGGAG GTTTGGATACACAGATTCAGGAGATAAAAGAATCTGTTGAgcttcctctcactcaccctgagTACTATGAAGAAATGGGCATCAAACCCCCTAAGGGTGTTATTCTTTATGGCCAGCCAGGCACTGGCAAAACTCTTTTAGCCAAGGCTGTTGCCAACCAAACCAGTGCCACATTCCTAAGGGTTGTAGGATCAGAGCTTATTCAGAAATACTTG GGTGATGGTCCTAAATTAGTTCGTGAATTATTCCGAGTTGCAGAAGAACATGCTCCCAGCATTGTTTTCATTGATGAAATTGATGCTATAGGAACTAAGCGATATGATTCCAATTCTGGGGGTGAGAGGGAGATTCAGCGAACCATGTTGGAACTTCTTAACCAGCTAGATGGATTTGACTCCAGGGGAGATGTCAAG GTGATCATGGCAACAAATCGTATTGAGACTTTAGATCCAGCCCTTATTCGGCCTGGCAGAATTGATCGGAAGATAGAATTCCCACTGCCTGACGAGAAGACCAAAAGGCGTATTTTCCAGATCCACACATCACGAATGACCTTAGCTGGTGACGTTAACTTGGATGAACTCATAATGGCCAAGGATGACTTATCAGGAGCAGATATTAAG GCTATATGCACAGAAGCTGGGTTAATGGCTTTGAGAGAACGACGAATGAAGGTAACAAGTGAGGACTTCAAGAAGTCTAAGGAGAATGTTTTatatagaaagaaagaaggaacgcCAGAAGGGTTGTACCTCTAA
- the LOC139764504 gene encoding G2/mitotic-specific cyclin-B3-like isoform X1: MYQGFKMASRPNTQGLVNKQGNKITSGLKIHNENSNCPPLPRKNNSTSFLRDTTNKVLGLKRKADVAPEDEKATKKRSAFGDLTNAIEKKVNDGKKVATQRGRLVRSGSTKSLLKTVKPPNKSTVQAISLKVIAPEPAAVTKTEEANEVSFCDSLPSSQDTIVSQELNKADLDDSAAYVTASEGSPLIPKPSVKPVVDALPQIPEGVDDYDKEMENDPFAVSIYASDIFSYYREREKVFPIDKYIDRQPDVSRSMRAILIDWMVEVQESFELNHETMYLGVKIVDLYLSKVIIKRDVLQLIGSTAMFIACKFDERTPPYVDDFLYICDDAYKRKELLSMEIKILQVIGYDLGIPLSYRFLRRYARCAKMSMEDLTFTRYILEMSLMDYEMIDLPDSALAAAALFLTRIIRGESAWNPTLQYYSGYQMEDLYPIVHMLHSMICQPPKEHLKTIRNKYSHKVFYEVAKIPVPENLDF; the protein is encoded by the exons ATGTATCAAG GTTTTAAGATGGCCTCACGTCCAAACACTCAAGGATTAGTAAATAAACAAGGCAACAAGATTACATCAGGCTTGAAGATTCACAATGAAAACTCAAATTGTCCACCATTGCCAAGGAAGAATAACTCCACAAGCTTTCTTCGTGATACCACAAACAAAGTGTTGGGACTGAAACGCAAGGCTGATGTGGCTCCTGAGGATGAAAAGGCAACAAAAAAGAGATCTGCTTTTGGTGATCTTACAAAT GCAATTGAAAAGAAAGTAAATGATGGTAAAAAGGTTGCAACTCAGAGAGGAAGATTGGTGCGTAGTGGATCTACAAAGTCCTTACTCAAGACAGTGAAACCCCCCAATAAAAGTACTGTCCAGGCTATATCCTTGAAGGTTATAGCACCAGAGCCAGCTGCAGTGACAAAGACAGAAGAAGCAAATGAAGTATCAttctgtgactctcttcccagtTCTCAAGATACCATTGTTTCCCAAGAATTGAACAAAGCAGATCTAGATGACTCTGCTGCATATGTGACTGCCTCTGAGGGAAG CCCTCTAATACCGAAGCCTTCAGTCAAACCAGTGGTGGATGCTTTGCCTCAAATACCAGAAGGAGTGGATGACTATGACAAAGAGATGGAAAATGACCCTTTTGCAGTTTCCATTTACGCTTCAGACATTTTCAGTTATTACAGGGAAAGAGAG aaagttTTCCCCATTGACAAGTACATTGACCGACAACCAGATGTATCCAGAAGCATGAGAGCTATTTTGATTGATTGGATGGTTGAAGTACAG GAATCATTTGAACTGAATCATGAGACAATGTACCTTGGTGTAAAAATTGTAGATCTATATCTTTCAAAAGTTATAATCAAGCGCGATGTCCTTCAGCTAATTGGATCCACAGCAATGTTTATTGCCTGCAAATTTGAT GAAAGGACCCCACCCTATGTTGACGACTTCCTGTACATATGTGATGATGCCTATAAGAGGAAGGAACTGCTTTCAATGGAGATTAAGATTCTTCAAGTAATAGGTTATGATTTGGGTATTCCCCTTTCCTATAGATTCCTACGGAGATATGCCAGG TGTGCCAAGATGAGCATGGAGGACCTCACCTTTACCCGCTACATCCTAGAGATGAGCCTCATGGATTATGAAATGATAGATTTGCCAGATTCTGCTCTTGCTGCTGCAGCTCTCTTTTTGACTAGAATAATTAGAGGGGAATCTGCTTGGAACCCTACACTACAATATTACTCAG GTTATCAAATGGAAGACCTTTACCCAATAGTTCACATGCTGCATAGTATGATCTGTCAACCACCCAAAGAACATCTTAAGACTATTCGAAATAAATACTCTCACAA
- the LOC139764504 gene encoding G2/mitotic-specific cyclin-B3-like isoform X2, protein MASRPNTQGLVNKQGNKITSGLKIHNENSNCPPLPRKNNSTSFLRDTTNKVLGLKRKADVAPEDEKATKKRSAFGDLTNAIEKKVNDGKKVATQRGRLVRSGSTKSLLKTVKPPNKSTVQAISLKVIAPEPAAVTKTEEANEVSFCDSLPSSQDTIVSQELNKADLDDSAAYVTASEGSPLIPKPSVKPVVDALPQIPEGVDDYDKEMENDPFAVSIYASDIFSYYREREKVFPIDKYIDRQPDVSRSMRAILIDWMVEVQESFELNHETMYLGVKIVDLYLSKVIIKRDVLQLIGSTAMFIACKFDERTPPYVDDFLYICDDAYKRKELLSMEIKILQVIGYDLGIPLSYRFLRRYARCAKMSMEDLTFTRYILEMSLMDYEMIDLPDSALAAAALFLTRIIRGESAWNPTLQYYSGYQMEDLYPIVHMLHSMICQPPKEHLKTIRNKYSHKVFYEVAKIPVPENLDF, encoded by the exons ATGGCCTCACGTCCAAACACTCAAGGATTAGTAAATAAACAAGGCAACAAGATTACATCAGGCTTGAAGATTCACAATGAAAACTCAAATTGTCCACCATTGCCAAGGAAGAATAACTCCACAAGCTTTCTTCGTGATACCACAAACAAAGTGTTGGGACTGAAACGCAAGGCTGATGTGGCTCCTGAGGATGAAAAGGCAACAAAAAAGAGATCTGCTTTTGGTGATCTTACAAAT GCAATTGAAAAGAAAGTAAATGATGGTAAAAAGGTTGCAACTCAGAGAGGAAGATTGGTGCGTAGTGGATCTACAAAGTCCTTACTCAAGACAGTGAAACCCCCCAATAAAAGTACTGTCCAGGCTATATCCTTGAAGGTTATAGCACCAGAGCCAGCTGCAGTGACAAAGACAGAAGAAGCAAATGAAGTATCAttctgtgactctcttcccagtTCTCAAGATACCATTGTTTCCCAAGAATTGAACAAAGCAGATCTAGATGACTCTGCTGCATATGTGACTGCCTCTGAGGGAAG CCCTCTAATACCGAAGCCTTCAGTCAAACCAGTGGTGGATGCTTTGCCTCAAATACCAGAAGGAGTGGATGACTATGACAAAGAGATGGAAAATGACCCTTTTGCAGTTTCCATTTACGCTTCAGACATTTTCAGTTATTACAGGGAAAGAGAG aaagttTTCCCCATTGACAAGTACATTGACCGACAACCAGATGTATCCAGAAGCATGAGAGCTATTTTGATTGATTGGATGGTTGAAGTACAG GAATCATTTGAACTGAATCATGAGACAATGTACCTTGGTGTAAAAATTGTAGATCTATATCTTTCAAAAGTTATAATCAAGCGCGATGTCCTTCAGCTAATTGGATCCACAGCAATGTTTATTGCCTGCAAATTTGAT GAAAGGACCCCACCCTATGTTGACGACTTCCTGTACATATGTGATGATGCCTATAAGAGGAAGGAACTGCTTTCAATGGAGATTAAGATTCTTCAAGTAATAGGTTATGATTTGGGTATTCCCCTTTCCTATAGATTCCTACGGAGATATGCCAGG TGTGCCAAGATGAGCATGGAGGACCTCACCTTTACCCGCTACATCCTAGAGATGAGCCTCATGGATTATGAAATGATAGATTTGCCAGATTCTGCTCTTGCTGCTGCAGCTCTCTTTTTGACTAGAATAATTAGAGGGGAATCTGCTTGGAACCCTACACTACAATATTACTCAG GTTATCAAATGGAAGACCTTTACCCAATAGTTCACATGCTGCATAGTATGATCTGTCAACCACCCAAAGAACATCTTAAGACTATTCGAAATAAATACTCTCACAA
- the Rpt2 gene encoding 26S proteasome regulatory subunit 4 isoform X2: MGQSQSSGSGGGGQGGDDKKDKKKKYEPPVPTRVGKKKRKMKGPDAANKLPLVTPHTRCRLKMLKLERIKDYLLMEEEFIRNQETLRPQEEKQEEERSKVDDLRGTPMSVGTLEEIIDDNHAIVSTSVGSEHYVSILSFVDKDQLEPGCSVLLNHKVHAVVGVLSDDTDPMVTVMKLEKAPQETYADIGGLDTQIQEIKESVELPLTHPEYYEEMGIKPPKGVILYGQPGTGKTLLAKAVANQTSATFLRVVGSELIQKYLGDGPKLVRELFRVAEEHAPSIVFIDEIDAIGTKRYDSNSGGEREIQRTMLELLNQLDGFDSRGDVKVIMATNRIETLDPALIRPGRIDRKIEFPLPDEKTKRRIFQIHTSRMTLAGDVNLDELIMAKDDLSGADIKAICTEAGLMALRERRMKVTSEDFKKSKENVLYRKKEGTPEGLYL; encoded by the exons ATG GGTCAGAGCCAGAGTAGTGGTTCAGGGGGAGGGGGACAGGGGGGAGATGACAaaaaagacaagaagaaaaagtATGAACCTCCAGTGCCCACCCGTGttggaaagaagaagaggaaaatgaagggACCCGATGCTGCGAATAAGTTACCCCTGG taacaccacacacacgctgccGCTTGAAGATGTTGAAGCTAGAGCGAATTAAGGATTACCTACTGATGGAAGAAGAGTTCATTCGTAATCAGGAGACTTTGAGACCAcaagaggagaaacaggag GAGGAGAGGAGCAAGGTGGATGATCTGCGAGGGACACCTATGAGTGTAGGAACCTTGGAGGAGATTATTGATGACAACCATGCCATTGTCTCCACAAGTGTAGGCTCAGAACACTATGTTTCTATTCTCTCCTTTGTTGATAAAGATCAGTTAGAGCCTGGATGCTCAGTGCTTCTCAATCACAAG GTACATGCAGTTGTTGGAGTTTTGAGTGATGATACAGATCCTATGGTTACTGTTATGAAGTTAGAGAAGGCACCACAAGAAACATATGCAGATATTGGAG GTTTGGATACACAGATTCAGGAGATAAAAGAATCTGTTGAgcttcctctcactcaccctgagTACTATGAAGAAATGGGCATCAAACCCCCTAAGGGTGTTATTCTTTATGGCCAGCCAGGCACTGGCAAAACTCTTTTAGCCAAGGCTGTTGCCAACCAAACCAGTGCCACATTCCTAAGGGTTGTAGGATCAGAGCTTATTCAGAAATACTTG GGTGATGGTCCTAAATTAGTTCGTGAATTATTCCGAGTTGCAGAAGAACATGCTCCCAGCATTGTTTTCATTGATGAAATTGATGCTATAGGAACTAAGCGATATGATTCCAATTCTGGGGGTGAGAGGGAGATTCAGCGAACCATGTTGGAACTTCTTAACCAGCTAGATGGATTTGACTCCAGGGGAGATGTCAAG GTGATCATGGCAACAAATCGTATTGAGACTTTAGATCCAGCCCTTATTCGGCCTGGCAGAATTGATCGGAAGATAGAATTCCCACTGCCTGACGAGAAGACCAAAAGGCGTATTTTCCAGATCCACACATCACGAATGACCTTAGCTGGTGACGTTAACTTGGATGAACTCATAATGGCCAAGGATGACTTATCAGGAGCAGATATTAAG GCTATATGCACAGAAGCTGGGTTAATGGCTTTGAGAGAACGACGAATGAAGGTAACAAGTGAGGACTTCAAGAAGTCTAAGGAGAATGTTTTatatagaaagaaagaaggaacgcCAGAAGGGTTGTACCTCTAA